In one Leptospiraceae bacterium genomic region, the following are encoded:
- a CDS encoding PAS domain S-box protein yields the protein MTISEDRQTPFALLENFPGPIFVFDPEKDYEIVFSNRAAEAHTLNEVILDKYNVESFQITRDEIALIWKLLRLEKKITIKRSFTIAGKMNVYKLLFFISKAEGKSFIGLTLKEIKNKVKNSLGDNISDNQDISETLLFHANILKSIQEGILVSDINFNIIYHNDASEDIFGYKHTDIQNKNLLDFFSNVKKIELKDILKSVLQDSTYSAEWHCLTSYYADLYIEVLISPIKNLKQNISGLILVARNITKRKIENREYDNLSQRLKIATDSAKLAVWEWDIEKDYIFFDKRMYELMGISEDSFEGSLYSFIKLIHPDDVVKFINEIEDAIKHKHNFEMEYKLIKKQAPFKYIKSFARVLFSQKDNPGRMVGVNWDISDIKQTELALLKSLQDVQNFKNALSKSALISVTDIDGKIIDANEAFIENSGYSKEELIGNTHRLVCSGYHPNSYFKEMWDTILSGNYWRGEIKNKSKNGTTFWVDTVIHPIFNEKGEIYQFLSVRHPITERKNAEEKLIELNKSLEERIQDRTRRLIELNKEKSEFLSIVAHDLKNPLTTISLSSTILLDNLNKLQIEETEKFLKRIVYATERINNIIHSFLDLRALEEGYVQLNKEETSLNEFFEKIRSSFKEKAFQKNIHFDIKIESEKDIFILDQNLLSEILENLISNAFKFSNADSSIKLICQYRKEKLEFRVIDEGPGIKANEVKLLFQKYTKLSPRPTAGENSTGLGLYITQKLLDYLNGKIWYESNPDGGSCFIFEIPIDETL from the coding sequence ATGACAATATCCGAAGATAGGCAGACACCTTTTGCTTTGCTGGAAAATTTTCCCGGTCCTATCTTTGTGTTTGACCCGGAAAAAGACTACGAAATTGTTTTTAGTAACCGGGCTGCCGAAGCACATACTCTAAATGAAGTAATATTAGATAAGTATAATGTAGAAAGTTTTCAAATTACCCGGGATGAAATTGCACTCATCTGGAAACTACTCCGTCTCGAAAAAAAAATTACGATAAAGAGAAGTTTTACTATTGCCGGGAAAATGAATGTTTACAAACTCCTATTCTTCATTTCAAAAGCAGAAGGTAAGTCATTTATAGGTTTAACCCTCAAAGAAATCAAGAATAAGGTAAAAAACAGTTTAGGTGACAATATCTCGGATAATCAGGACATCTCTGAAACCCTGCTATTTCATGCAAATATATTAAAAAGTATTCAGGAAGGAATTCTTGTATCAGATATAAATTTTAATATCATTTATCATAATGATGCTTCTGAAGATATATTTGGATATAAACATACAGATATTCAGAACAAAAATTTATTGGATTTCTTTTCTAATGTAAAAAAAATCGAACTTAAAGATATTCTAAAGTCTGTTCTTCAAGATTCAACGTATTCAGCTGAATGGCACTGCCTGACCTCTTACTATGCAGATTTATATATAGAAGTTCTAATATCTCCTATTAAAAATTTAAAGCAAAATATAAGTGGATTAATTCTTGTCGCTCGAAACATAACTAAAAGAAAGATAGAAAATAGGGAGTATGACAATCTCTCCCAGCGTTTAAAGATAGCCACCGACTCAGCCAAACTGGCTGTATGGGAATGGGATATCGAAAAAGATTACATCTTCTTTGATAAGCGCATGTATGAACTTATGGGAATTTCAGAAGATAGTTTTGAGGGTTCTTTGTATTCTTTTATCAAACTCATTCATCCGGATGATGTGGTGAAATTTATTAACGAGATTGAGGATGCGATAAAACATAAACATAATTTTGAAATGGAATATAAGCTAATAAAAAAACAGGCTCCTTTCAAATATATAAAAAGTTTTGCGAGGGTGTTATTTTCTCAGAAAGACAATCCCGGTAGAATGGTTGGAGTGAACTGGGATATTAGTGATATAAAACAAACAGAGCTTGCATTGTTAAAAAGCCTACAGGATGTTCAAAATTTTAAAAATGCTTTGAGTAAAAGTGCTCTTATTTCTGTTACAGATATCGATGGAAAAATCATTGATGCAAATGAGGCATTTATCGAAAATTCTGGATATTCAAAAGAAGAACTTATTGGTAATACACATAGATTAGTTTGTTCCGGTTATCATCCGAATTCTTATTTTAAAGAAATGTGGGATACAATACTTAGTGGAAATTACTGGAGAGGAGAAATAAAAAATAAATCTAAAAATGGAACTACTTTCTGGGTAGATACTGTCATTCACCCCATTTTTAATGAGAAAGGAGAAATTTATCAATTTCTATCAGTTCGTCATCCGATAACAGAAAGAAAAAATGCAGAAGAAAAATTGATTGAGCTAAATAAAAGTCTCGAAGAAAGAATTCAAGATAGAACCAGACGACTCATTGAATTAAATAAAGAAAAAAGCGAGTTTTTAAGTATTGTTGCCCATGACTTAAAGAATCCTCTTACCACCATATCTTTGTCCAGTACTATATTACTTGATAATTTGAATAAACTTCAAATAGAAGAAACGGAAAAGTTTTTAAAACGAATTGTTTATGCTACCGAAAGAATAAATAATATAATCCATTCTTTTCTTGATTTAAGAGCACTCGAAGAAGGATATGTCCAATTAAATAAAGAAGAAACTTCCTTAAATGAATTTTTTGAAAAAATCCGTTCTTCCTTCAAAGAAAAAGCATTTCAAAAAAATATTCATTTTGATATAAAAATTGAATCAGAGAAAGATATTTTTATCCTGGATCAAAACCTACTTTCGGAAATTTTAGAAAATCTTATTTCCAATGCATTCAAATTTTCTAATGCAGATTCTTCGATCAAATTAATATGCCAATACAGAAAAGAAAAGCTTGAATTTCGCGTAATAGATGAAGGCCCTGGAATCAAAGCCAATGAAGTAAAATTACTTTTTCAGAAATATACCAAATTATCACCTAGACCTACTGCCGGTGAAAACTCAACAGGACTCGGTCTTTATATTACTCAAAAGCTATTGGACTATTTAAACGGTAAGATCTGGTATGAGTCGAATCCGGATGGAGGGAGTTGTTTTATTTTTGAAATTCCGATAGATGAAACTCTCTAA
- a CDS encoding nitroreductase family protein: MELQEAIQKRKTSNNAFLNKPVLESDLRQIINAANRAPSHFNSQPWDFIVITDENKRREIGQIAKDSMKKLMEQGTFFERYKKYFRFSKQDIETKRTGIHIDRIPFFLRPFISFLFSQKAVSVLNFFHVPDILAKDAENIVTNSPVLLGFMLKKEEYKPGEKSGIYSLISMGAALQNIWLTATSLQMGVQFVSTPMEIPENWNKILEILKVPDTHELMAVYRLGYLDPAVTRNNIDWISDERRSFEELVSWNYYGGKKLS; this comes from the coding sequence ATGGAACTTCAGGAAGCGATTCAAAAAAGAAAAACTAGCAATAATGCTTTTTTAAATAAACCTGTTTTGGAGTCTGATCTCAGGCAGATTATCAATGCAGCCAACCGGGCTCCATCACACTTCAACAGCCAACCCTGGGATTTTATCGTAATTACTGATGAGAATAAACGCAGAGAAATCGGACAGATTGCCAAAGATTCTATGAAAAAGTTAATGGAGCAAGGAACTTTTTTTGAAAGATATAAAAAGTATTTTCGCTTTTCCAAACAAGATATCGAAACTAAGCGCACAGGAATACATATTGACAGAATTCCTTTCTTTTTAAGACCTTTTATATCTTTTCTTTTCAGCCAAAAAGCCGTTTCTGTTTTAAACTTTTTTCATGTTCCGGATATCCTCGCAAAAGATGCAGAGAATATCGTGACGAACTCTCCGGTATTATTAGGTTTCATGTTAAAAAAAGAAGAATACAAACCCGGAGAGAAATCAGGTATTTACTCCCTTATTTCTATGGGAGCAGCTTTACAGAACATCTGGCTTACTGCAACTTCCTTACAAATGGGAGTACAATTTGTATCTACTCCCATGGAAATTCCGGAAAACTGGAATAAGATCCTCGAAATCTTAAAAGTTCCGGATACACATGAACTGATGGCCGTATACAGACTGGGTTACCTGGATCCGGCAGTTACACGAAACAATATTGACTGGATTTCTGATGAAAGAAGAAGCTTTGAAGAGCTTGTAAGCTGGAATTATTATGGGGGTAAAAAACTCAGCTAA
- the mtnC gene encoding acireductone synthase: protein MNFNSIDVFLFDIEGTTSPISFVHEVMFPYSKRELSAYLQNNGLSTEVYILLKEEYKKDRQQNIYTAELEYTNRQSIENYLKFLIQVDRKSTALKEIQGKIWKKGFESGEIQSILYEDVPPFFEKIKENQKRIGIYSSGSIEAQKLVFRFSNRGDLSSYISYYFDTKIGAKREANSYKEIAKQVNISAEKILFFTDIKEEAEAAQEASIRAIILNRPGNTEQGLHNFSILHNFQEFS, encoded by the coding sequence ATGAATTTTAACTCTATAGATGTTTTTCTATTTGATATAGAAGGAACTACCAGCCCCATCAGTTTTGTCCATGAAGTCATGTTTCCCTACTCTAAACGAGAACTTTCGGCTTACCTGCAAAATAATGGGCTCAGTACTGAAGTTTATATACTCTTAAAGGAAGAATACAAAAAAGATAGACAACAAAACATTTATACCGCTGAACTCGAATACACAAACAGGCAATCTATAGAGAACTATCTGAAATTTTTAATCCAGGTAGATAGGAAGAGTACCGCTTTAAAAGAAATTCAGGGAAAGATCTGGAAAAAGGGGTTTGAATCAGGAGAAATTCAGAGTATTCTTTATGAAGATGTTCCACCTTTCTTTGAAAAGATAAAGGAGAATCAAAAAAGAATCGGAATCTATTCCTCAGGTAGTATAGAAGCACAGAAATTGGTCTTTCGATTCTCGAATAGGGGAGACCTGAGTTCATATATTTCCTATTATTTTGATACAAAAATTGGAGCCAAACGAGAAGCCAATTCCTATAAAGAAATTGCGAAGCAGGTAAATATATCAGCGGAAAAAATTTTATTTTTCACAGACATTAAAGAAGAAGCAGAGGCTGCACAGGAAGCTTCTATCCGGGCCATAATCTTGAATCGACCCGGAAATACAGAACAGGGTCTGCATAACTTTTCTATCCTGCACAATTTTCAGGAATTTAGCTGA
- a CDS encoding DNA mismatch repair protein, translating to MIKTLRPAFQRRIFRLDVLIQKKRKILQKLSLFRLLSFVSLIALILSLYLLKKSFSFYLLSAFPLLIFIFLIREYSKLSLFIQLSSEFREQLQREFYRSNLQLDKIYTGERDFSNYPSYFTDLDISKKNGLFTFLDTTGTKKGEEYFLENLSGTVERNAEDINYRQKQIRELSQKRFFTFKFLRLLNSGLSENLHKKLDFSSLFREQKSFFTNRKFLFYSFRPLFFISYISLFLTILLSIPGFYSSIFFLQLILSLYYKKELNRRFKAYTGISGQIGKIKKLLIYLKSNSSIELSHSALAGIDRKGLRFSIEELESILSKVSVIEAPALHFLLNFLFAWDFWQIARLESWKSKYLQQARLWAEAIQKLDALIPFAVLKIIHSEYSFPLIDSSFKNMEAKNMGHPLIPASSRISNPLDKLNIGELVLITGSNMSGKTTYLRTIGVNVLLAMCGGPVLADEFHLPPLQILTSIKNEDSLEDGISFFYAEVKRITNIVKNLQTGKYSIVLMDEIFKGTNTRERLLASRAILKELQKYNSFTFVTTHDIELAKENEDSFTNKHFSEQIIENKMSFDYKIKLGVVNSSNALKILEIEGLHLEY from the coding sequence ATGATAAAAACCCTGAGACCGGCATTTCAAAGGCGAATCTTTCGCCTTGATGTTTTAATTCAAAAAAAAAGAAAAATCCTCCAAAAGCTTTCTCTCTTTCGCTTACTCTCCTTTGTATCTCTTATTGCTCTTATTCTCAGCCTTTATCTATTAAAAAAATCTTTTTCCTTTTACCTTTTGAGTGCATTTCCCCTGCTTATTTTCATTTTTTTAATTCGCGAATATTCTAAGCTTTCTCTATTTATACAACTATCCTCAGAATTTCGAGAACAATTACAAAGAGAATTTTATCGATCCAATCTGCAATTAGATAAAATCTATACAGGAGAAAGAGACTTTTCAAATTATCCATCTTATTTTACAGATCTGGATATCAGTAAAAAAAATGGTTTGTTCACATTTCTCGATACTACCGGAACTAAAAAAGGAGAAGAATATTTTTTAGAAAACCTTTCCGGCACAGTAGAACGAAATGCTGAGGATATTAACTACAGACAAAAACAAATTCGAGAATTATCTCAAAAGCGGTTTTTTACTTTTAAGTTTCTCAGACTTTTAAATTCAGGACTTTCTGAAAACTTACATAAGAAGCTGGATTTTTCTTCTTTGTTCCGAGAGCAAAAATCGTTCTTTACTAATCGAAAGTTCTTATTTTATAGTTTTCGCCCCCTATTTTTTATCTCTTATATATCTTTATTTTTAACAATACTTCTATCCATACCGGGCTTTTATTCCAGTATCTTTTTTTTACAACTTATCCTGAGTCTGTATTACAAAAAAGAACTGAATAGGCGATTTAAGGCTTATACCGGTATTTCCGGACAGATAGGAAAAATTAAGAAGTTACTTATATACTTAAAATCTAATTCTTCTATTGAACTGAGTCATTCTGCACTTGCCGGAATTGACAGGAAAGGTCTGCGTTTTTCTATAGAAGAATTGGAGTCTATCCTGTCGAAAGTTTCCGTGATAGAAGCACCGGCCCTGCATTTTCTTTTAAATTTTCTATTTGCCTGGGACTTCTGGCAAATAGCCAGACTTGAAAGTTGGAAATCAAAATACTTACAGCAGGCAAGACTGTGGGCAGAAGCCATTCAAAAACTTGATGCACTTATACCCTTTGCCGTTTTGAAAATCATACATTCGGAATATTCTTTTCCTCTAATTGATTCTTCTTTTAAAAATATGGAAGCAAAAAATATGGGGCATCCCTTAATTCCCGCTTCTTCACGAATAAGCAATCCTCTGGATAAACTAAATATAGGAGAACTGGTTTTAATTACGGGTTCTAATATGTCCGGAAAAACAACTTATTTAAGAACGATTGGTGTAAATGTTTTACTGGCTATGTGCGGGGGGCCGGTATTAGCAGATGAATTTCACTTACCTCCTCTTCAAATTCTTACTAGTATAAAAAATGAAGATTCCCTTGAAGACGGAATTTCCTTTTTTTATGCAGAAGTAAAAAGAATTACGAATATAGTAAAAAACTTACAAACCGGGAAATATTCTATTGTTCTTATGGATGAAATATTCAAAGGAACGAATACGAGAGAACGCTTGCTTGCCTCAAGAGCTATATTAAAAGAACTACAAAAATATAACTCCTTTACCTTTGTTACTACACATGATATTGAACTGGCAAAAGAGAACGAAGATAGTTTTACAAATAAACATTTTTCCGAGCAAATCATAGAGAATAAAATGAGTTTTGATTATAAAATAAAACTCGGTGTAGTGAATAGCAGTAATGCTTTAAAAATTCTTGAAATTGAAGGTTTACACTTAGAATATTAG
- a CDS encoding GNAT family N-acetyltransferase, with translation MEIKIIEIQSNEGLEQAFQIRRKVFIEEQGVEEKEEFDEFDLSSKQFLAFYDSKPVGTARFRYIGEKVKMERFAVLKEFRNYKIGTQLIREMLERMTEPEEIYLHAQVSAIPFYEKNGFFPVGELFQEANILHRKMIYGFKEEAF, from the coding sequence ATGGAAATAAAAATCATAGAAATTCAATCGAATGAGGGATTGGAACAGGCATTTCAGATCCGCAGAAAAGTGTTTATCGAGGAACAGGGAGTCGAGGAAAAAGAAGAGTTTGATGAGTTCGATCTTTCATCAAAACAGTTTCTAGCCTTTTATGATTCAAAACCTGTCGGTACTGCAAGATTTCGATATATAGGAGAAAAGGTGAAAATGGAACGGTTTGCCGTTTTAAAAGAATTTCGAAACTATAAGATAGGAACACAGCTTATCCGGGAGATGTTAGAAAGAATGACAGAACCGGAAGAAATTTATTTACATGCCCAGGTTTCTGCGATCCCCTTTTATGAAAAAAACGGCTTTTTTCCGGTTGGGGAATTATTTCAGGAAGCAAATATCCTGCACAGAAAAATGATTTATGGTTTCAAAGAGGAAGCTTTTTAA
- a CDS encoding anti-sigma factor antagonist (This anti-anti-sigma factor, or anti-sigma factor antagonist, belongs to a family that includes characterized members SpoIIAA, RsbV, RsfA, and RsfB.) — MELEAKLEKRTIKPGQKEKNHLLLRIKTPPPPTIINRQPLVIGLAIDKSWSMKGEKISATLDAAESLINWLTRHDYISIIAYSADVQMVQPLIQLKDKSAVIDKLHSIQVATSTNLSGGWLQALRAIESADVPNSYKRVILLTDGQATMGIKEQSQFNQIAADHFSRGISTTTIGFGEDFNEHSLREIALAGGGNFYYIQSPEQTNEIFFKEFGDIGALYGQALEIKLKMAPGVKMLELLHDMPVQKVSDDTITIQPGDIRSDDVRNIILGLEVSANSEVYETSLVSAELSYYNLFEKMKFDKVSASVFIRESEEEPAPDKDVVVERLVATSARTIMRAARLIQDNELTHARDSLQGIISKVESSVALSPELLKPLLSRLKVMENKLKENTGNTSKHFIMAGSEIQSRIDLVDLSGIDLHDSIFEYKTIGDIDLYKCPDIKTIVQNQMSDGYRFMIFDLSDTRHIDSSGIGTFIQIVGWLRRRGGELVVCNIVDSVRKVFSITRLENHIRVASSVQEGRDIIQSIIDSRDI; from the coding sequence ATGGAATTAGAAGCCAAGCTTGAGAAACGAACAATCAAACCCGGTCAAAAGGAAAAAAACCATTTACTCTTAAGAATTAAAACTCCGCCACCACCTACGATCATCAACAGGCAACCTCTGGTAATTGGTCTGGCTATAGACAAAAGCTGGTCAATGAAAGGAGAGAAAATTTCTGCTACACTTGATGCTGCCGAATCTCTCATTAATTGGCTTACCAGGCATGATTATATTTCGATTATTGCCTATTCGGCAGATGTGCAGATGGTGCAACCCCTGATCCAGTTAAAGGATAAATCGGCAGTGATAGACAAGCTACACTCGATCCAGGTGGCAACTTCTACAAACTTGAGTGGTGGCTGGCTCCAGGCACTTCGAGCCATTGAAAGTGCAGATGTTCCAAACTCTTATAAAAGGGTTATCCTGCTTACCGACGGACAGGCTACTATGGGGATAAAAGAGCAATCTCAATTCAATCAAATTGCTGCTGATCATTTTAGTCGAGGGATTTCCACAACAACGATAGGTTTCGGAGAGGATTTTAATGAGCATTCTCTCAGGGAAATTGCTCTTGCAGGTGGTGGAAATTTCTATTATATTCAATCCCCGGAGCAAACCAATGAAATTTTCTTCAAGGAGTTTGGAGATATTGGCGCACTTTACGGACAGGCTTTAGAAATTAAACTTAAAATGGCACCCGGTGTAAAAATGCTCGAATTACTCCATGACATGCCGGTTCAAAAAGTTTCCGATGATACGATTACCATCCAACCGGGAGATATTCGTTCAGATGATGTTCGCAATATTATTCTTGGTCTGGAAGTAAGTGCTAATTCCGAGGTATATGAAACAAGTCTTGTAAGTGCAGAATTAAGTTACTATAATCTCTTCGAAAAAATGAAATTTGATAAAGTTAGTGCCTCTGTTTTTATCCGTGAATCGGAAGAAGAACCTGCACCGGATAAAGATGTTGTTGTGGAAAGACTGGTCGCCACTTCAGCCAGAACGATTATGAGGGCTGCAAGGTTAATACAGGACAACGAATTGACTCATGCCAGAGATAGTTTGCAAGGAATTATTTCCAAGGTGGAGTCAAGTGTTGCCTTATCGCCTGAACTCTTAAAACCCCTTCTGAGTCGTTTGAAGGTAATGGAAAATAAATTAAAGGAAAACACAGGGAATACGAGTAAGCACTTTATAATGGCCGGAAGTGAAATTCAATCCCGCATCGACCTTGTGGATCTGTCAGGCATTGATTTACATGATAGTATTTTCGAATATAAGACAATCGGTGATATTGACCTGTATAAATGTCCTGATATTAAGACAATCGTACAAAATCAGATGAGTGATGGATACCGATTTATGATATTCGATCTTTCCGACACCAGACATATTGATTCTTCCGGTATAGGTACCTTTATTCAAATTGTAGGCTGGTTAAGGAGAAGAGGCGGAGAATTGGTGGTTTGTAATATCGTTGATAGTGTAAGGAAAGTCTTTTCTATAACCAGACTTGAGAATCACATACGCGTAGCATCTTCTGTACAGGAAGGCAGGGATATTATTCAGTCGATCATCGATTCAAGGGATATCTAA